A stretch of Telopea speciosissima isolate NSW1024214 ecotype Mountain lineage chromosome 11, Tspe_v1, whole genome shotgun sequence DNA encodes these proteins:
- the LOC122644825 gene encoding uncharacterized protein LOC122644825, with amino-acid sequence MAGGHCLSVYITGILPSLIIWELWKERNNRRHGEKRRTASSIIECIKTWVRELPFPAKVGTHGSVRDGLLLQCFGFSAPSPRRKRPIPVYRCPPFVSVKLNVDGACRGNPDLGGGGGIIRDRQGEVLVAFSNFYGPCTNSLAKLRALRDGLKLCKVMGLMDEVVNYDLEATVKVVSLKRCSLWGGWYYFKEILELVASMRAHVSFAFWESNWAADWLTSLSCDTETSARFQPGSMPLGPLQGILRENKAGLPVLRS; translated from the coding sequence ATGGCGGGCGGCCACTGCCTCAGTGTTTATATAACAGGGATTCTGCCATCTTTGATCATCTGGGAGCTctggaaggaaagaaacaacAGAAGGCACGGGGAAAAGAGGCGGACAGCTAGCTCCATAATTGAATGCATCAAAACTTGGGTGAGGGAACTACCCTTTCCTGCCAAGGTAGGCACTCACGGGTCCGTTAGGGATGGATTATTATTGCAGTGTTTTGGTTTTTCGGCTCCCTCCCCCAGGAGGAAACGCCCTATCCCAGTATACAGGTGCCCCCCTTTTGTCTCAGTTaagctgaatgtggatggtgcgTGTCGTGGTAATCCTGACCTGGGCGGCGGGGGAGGGATCATTAGGGATCGACAAGGGGAAGTTCTGGTTGCTTTCTCTAACTTTTATGGCCCTTGCACTAATTCACTAGCAAAGCTAAGGGCACTGAGGGATGGATTGAAATTATGCAAGGTGATGGGCCTTATGGATGAGGTGGTTAATTATGATTTAGAGGCAACTGTCAAGGTTGTTAGTCTGAAGAGGTGCAGTTTGTGGGGAGGATGGTACTATTTCAAGGAGATTTTGGAGTTAGTGGCTTCCATGCGGGCTCACGTGTCCTTTGCATTCTGGGAGAGCAATTGGGCGGCAGACTGGTTGACCAGTCTTTCTTGTGATACTGAGACATCTGCCAGGTTTCAGCCTGGGAGCATGCCTTTGGGACCCCTTCAAGGCATTCTTCGTGAGAATAAGGCAGGTTTGCCTGTCCTACGAAGCTAA
- the LOC122644824 gene encoding microtubule-associated protein 1B-like, whose product MDFHSLTRRDLQALCKKNKIPANMTNAAMADALRALNHVEGLSENPETILDASKRPEILDLPRTTPRTSTRQKPVAVSETNDNTNVSEISETPVTLKGRRRAGVTSVRRRIETHMEYNQEGEEERRKENPTVPVLSVRRSSRLSEKRLCESIQKKDSRRTEAVKIAVLSEEPEDLEKEKSIEGSEISVSKENEGKIFINNNSNTDASNTEESSVVNSSDTNPLDGEEVDGSVTEPVISGEIFINNNDNITETCNTEESSVVDSSDTNPQNGEEADESVTGDVVSDTEPVSAEFQGSGSLRTEKEKELSEPVSMEDQHGAAALVPESLSPEKFDQTKDAVVSSFCSEGKEVFNVQSPTLLSNIAAHVTEAEDTATAEGGEEHESSEVLTHFHSENRNSAIGASEKCDQTKEAGTVMEARQDAVASSFCSEGEEVFNVQSPTLFSSIAAHVTEEDDTATAAIDVIYEVPMPNEENKSGNDDNITSVLQIKDKISLQSSTINPITTPTKSLKNQTPGKSASKRQMPILITVFGDDKENNQNVASSHKKYKDVSKIKMASSQKEYQDMSMIKIKKLIKEKEQQLENKRTALQTLN is encoded by the exons ATGGATTTCCACAGTCTCACAAGGAGGGATCTCCAAGCCCTGTGCAAGAAGAACAAGATTCCAGCGAATATGACCAACGCAGCCATGGCTGATGCACTGAGAGCTCTCAATCAC GTTGAAGGGTTGTCTGAAAACCCAGAAACAATCCTTGATGCAAGCAAAAGACCAGAGATCCTAGATCTTCCTCGCACCACCCCAAGAACATCAACTCGGCAAAAACCAGTGGCTGTATCTGAAACGAACGATAACACCAATGTTTCAGAGATATCTGAAACACCAGTAACTCTGAAGGGTCGGAGAAGAGCGGGGGTGACTTCCGTTAGGCGGAGGATCGAAACCCATATGGAGTATAaccaagaaggagaagaagaacgaCGCAAGGAAAACCCAACCGTTCCAGTTCTCAGTGTGAGGAGATCTTCCAGACTGTCTGAGAAACGATTGTGTGAGTCGATTCAGAAGAAGGATTCAAGAAGAACAGAAGCCGTTAAAATTGCAGTCTTGTCTGAAGAACCCGAGGATTTGGAGAAGGAGAAATCAATAGAAGGTTCTGAGATCTCCGTCAGCAAAGAAAACGAAG gTAAGATTTtcatcaacaacaacagcaacactGATGCTAGTAATACAGAGGAGAGCTCTGTGGTGAATTCAAGCGACACTAATCCTCTAGATGGTGAAGAAGTGGATGGATCTGTTACTGAACCGGTGATTTCTGGTGAGATTTTCATCAACAACAACGACAATATCACAGAGACTTGTAATACAGAGGAGAGCTCTGTGGTGGATTCAAGCGACACCAATCCTCAAAATGGTGAAGAAGCGGATGAATCTGTTACTGGTGATGTTGTTTCAGATACTGAACCTGTTTCTGCAGAATTTCAGGGAAGTGGGTCTCTGAGAactgagaaggagaaggagcttTCTGAACCAGTGTCAATGGAGGATCAACATGGTGCTGCTGCCCTTGTTCCAGAATCATTGTCTCCTGAGAAATTTGATCAGACTAAAGATGctgtggtttcttctttttgctcCGAGGGAAAGGAAGTTTTCAATGTTCAATCTCCCACACTCTTATCTAACATTGCAGCTCATGTTACAGAGGCAGAGGACACTGCCACTGCCGAGGGAGGGGAGGAACATGAGTCTAGTGAagttttgacccattttcaCTCTGAAAATAGGAATTCTGCCATTGGTGCATCTGAGAAATGTGATCAGACTAAAGAGGCTGGTACAGTGATGGAGGCAAGACAAGATGCTGTGGCTTCTTCATTTTGCTCCGAGGGAGAGGAAGTTTTCAATGTTCAATCTCCTACACTCTTCTCTTCCATAGCAGCTCATGTTACAGAGGAAGATGACACTGCCACTGCTGCCATTGATGTGATCTATGAGGTGCCAATGCCCAATGAAGAGAACAAATCAGGCAATGATGACAATATCACCTCTGTTTTGCAAATTAAAGATAAGATTTCTCTACAATCATCTACCATCAATCCAATTACGACCCCTACGAAATCACTGAAGAATCAGACGCCTGGGAAATCAGCCAGCAAGAGACAGATGCCAATTCTGATCACGGTATTTGGGGACGACAAAGAGAATAATCAGAATGTGGCCAGCTCACACAAGAAATACAAGGATGTGAGTAAGATAAAAATGGCCAGCTCACAGAAGGAATACCAGGATATGAGtatgataaaaattaaaaagttgATCAAAGAAAAG GAACAGCAGTTGGAGAATAAAAGAACAGCTCTGCAGACTCTCAACTAG